One genomic window of Stenotrophomonas lactitubi includes the following:
- a CDS encoding type III pantothenate kinase, whose product MSDWLFDLGNSRFKFAPLHGDRAGDVQAWAHGAEGMAGQPPHSLPSGETAFVASVAAPSLTSAMLDQLQRRFEHVHVVRTSAQCAGVRIAYAKPEKFGVDRFLALLAAAKAQRPVLVVGVGTALTIDLLDADGQHHGGRISASPTTMREALHARAVQLPASGGDYSEFANDTADALASGCDGAAVALVERSARQAQALLGVMPSLLVHGGGAPALMPLLDGADYHPSLVLDGLARWAVHQPAG is encoded by the coding sequence ATGAGCGACTGGTTGTTCGACCTGGGCAATTCGCGTTTCAAGTTTGCCCCCTTGCATGGCGACCGCGCCGGCGACGTCCAGGCCTGGGCGCACGGCGCCGAAGGCATGGCCGGGCAACCGCCGCACAGCCTGCCCAGTGGTGAAACCGCGTTTGTCGCCAGCGTCGCCGCGCCGTCGCTGACCAGCGCCATGCTGGATCAGCTGCAGCGCCGCTTCGAGCACGTGCATGTGGTGCGCACCAGCGCCCAGTGTGCAGGCGTACGCATTGCCTACGCAAAGCCGGAAAAATTCGGTGTCGACCGTTTCCTGGCCCTGCTTGCCGCCGCCAAGGCGCAACGGCCGGTGCTGGTGGTCGGTGTCGGCACTGCCCTGACCATCGACCTGCTTGATGCCGATGGACAACATCACGGCGGGCGCATTTCCGCCTCGCCGACCACCATGCGCGAGGCATTGCACGCGCGCGCGGTGCAGCTGCCGGCCAGCGGTGGTGACTACAGCGAATTCGCCAACGACACCGCTGATGCGTTGGCGTCCGGCTGCGATGGTGCTGCCGTTGCATTGGTCGAACGCAGTGCCCGCCAGGCGCAGGCGCTGCTGGGCGTGATGCCGTCGCTGCTGGTGCATGGCGGTGGCGCGCCCGCGCTGATGCCGCTGCTGGACGGCGCCGACTACCACCCGTCGCTGGTGCTGGATGGCCTCGCCCGCTGGGCGGTGCACCAGCCCGCAGGCTAG
- a CDS encoding SPOR domain-containing protein, with protein MLTRALIVVLAILNLGVATWWLLRDEPARAPLPPHPTGVAELRWLPGGTDAAVAAQASAAAPTEALVEREAAPATAVAAAPAPAPAIPPASSKPAEPVAAIAKPALEPVAEKPAAPAATPRCLALGPFADRAAATAAQGRAGTLLSQVRLREQPAASGSARYRVLLPAAANRDDAQATVKRIVAAGLSDYYIISQGEETNAIALGQYRNREGAERRMAAVQAAGFQPRLVASGDAGQWWLEGQLAAAAEPAQAQQRSGAAQQRSLECTRLR; from the coding sequence ATGCTGACCCGTGCCCTGATCGTCGTGCTGGCGATCCTCAATCTTGGTGTCGCCACCTGGTGGCTGCTGCGCGATGAGCCCGCGCGCGCGCCGTTGCCGCCGCACCCGACCGGCGTGGCCGAACTGCGTTGGCTGCCCGGCGGGACCGATGCGGCCGTGGCCGCACAGGCCTCGGCAGCGGCACCCACAGAAGCATTGGTGGAGCGTGAGGCCGCGCCGGCTACCGCAGTGGCCGCTGCGCCTGCGCCGGCACCGGCGATACCCCCAGCATCCAGCAAGCCGGCCGAACCGGTCGCCGCCATCGCCAAGCCAGCGCTGGAACCGGTGGCCGAGAAGCCCGCAGCCCCGGCCGCAACGCCGCGCTGCCTGGCACTGGGCCCGTTCGCCGACCGTGCCGCCGCCACCGCCGCACAAGGCCGTGCCGGCACCCTGCTGAGCCAGGTGCGCCTGCGCGAGCAGCCCGCCGCCAGTGGCAGCGCCCGTTACCGCGTGCTGCTGCCCGCCGCCGCCAACCGTGATGACGCGCAGGCCACGGTCAAGCGCATCGTCGCCGCCGGGCTGAGCGACTACTACATCATCAGCCAGGGCGAAGAGACCAACGCCATTGCACTGGGCCAGTACCGCAACCGCGAGGGCGCCGAACGGCGCATGGCCGCGGTACAGGCCGCTGGCTTCCAGCCGCGGCTGGTCGCCAGTGGTGATGCCGGCCAATGGTGGCTGGAAGGGCAGCTGGCGGCTGCCGCCGAACCGGCCCAGGCGCAGCAGCGCAGCGGCGCCGCGCAGCAACGGTCGCTGGAATGCACGCGACTGCGCTAG